The Halomonas sp. KG2 genome contains a region encoding:
- a CDS encoding TraB/GumN family protein yields MIHDDTTPLAQEPNAQPKTSGPLKTVTVGGTRYTLLGTAHVSAESADDVRQLINSGTFDAVAIELCDARHHSMDNPDAMGEQDLFQVFKQGKAGMVAASLALGAFQQRIAEQSGIQPGAEMRAAVEECRTRKLPLMLVDRDVGITLKRIYRNVPWWQRFSLFSGLIGSVMSRQDVSKEDIEKLKEGDMLEATFSEFAAESEALYTPLIRERDRYMALRLAEEAPPGRYQNVLVVLGAGHLKGTGEHLEAPLPENPTTERESLEATPPPSKLWKAAPWLITALVITGFVIGFSRNTELGWQLVIEWFLINGILSGGATIAALAHPVTVIATFFAAPLTSLNPTIGAGFVAAGVELYMRKPKVRDFSTLRHDVTELKGWWKNRVSRTLLVFILATLGSAVGTWVAGFRIAGALFGSGTA; encoded by the coding sequence ATGATCCATGACGATACAACACCGCTGGCGCAAGAACCCAACGCGCAGCCTAAGACCAGCGGCCCGTTAAAAACCGTCACCGTTGGCGGCACCCGTTACACCCTGCTCGGCACCGCTCACGTCTCTGCCGAAAGTGCCGATGACGTTCGCCAATTAATCAACAGTGGCACTTTCGATGCCGTTGCCATTGAGCTATGCGACGCACGTCATCACAGCATGGATAACCCCGACGCCATGGGGGAACAGGATCTTTTTCAGGTATTTAAACAGGGCAAGGCAGGCATGGTAGCGGCAAGCCTGGCGCTTGGTGCGTTTCAGCAACGGATTGCTGAGCAGTCAGGTATTCAGCCTGGCGCTGAAATGCGTGCAGCAGTAGAAGAGTGCCGTACCCGCAAACTGCCTTTAATGTTGGTCGATCGTGACGTTGGCATTACATTAAAACGCATTTATCGCAATGTCCCCTGGTGGCAACGCTTCTCGCTATTTTCGGGACTCATTGGCAGCGTCATGTCGCGCCAGGATGTTTCCAAAGAGGACATCGAAAAGCTCAAAGAAGGCGATATGCTGGAAGCTACTTTCAGCGAATTTGCTGCCGAATCAGAAGCGCTCTATACCCCGCTTATTCGCGAACGCGACCGCTATATGGCACTGCGCTTAGCTGAAGAAGCGCCGCCTGGGCGCTACCAAAACGTGTTAGTGGTGCTGGGTGCTGGGCATTTAAAAGGCACCGGTGAACACCTGGAAGCACCGCTTCCCGAAAACCCTACCACAGAGCGTGAATCGCTGGAGGCAACGCCACCACCGTCTAAACTCTGGAAAGCAGCCCCTTGGTTGATTACCGCGCTGGTTATCACCGGTTTTGTGATCGGCTTTTCGCGCAATACTGAGCTTGGCTGGCAGTTGGTCATTGAGTGGTTTTTAATCAATGGCATTTTATCCGGCGGCGCAACGATAGCGGCACTTGCGCACCCTGTGACGGTGATTGCCACCTTCTTTGCCGCCCCACTGACCTCGCTTAACCCCACCATTGGTGCAGGCTTTGTCGCTGCGGGGGTCGAACTCTATATGCGCAAACCGAAGGTGCGCGACTTTTCGACACTACGCCATGATGTCACCGAGCTCAAAGGTTGGTGGAAAAATCGCGTCTCACGCACGCTGCTGGTGTTTATTTTGGCAACATTAGGCTCTGCGGTGGGTACCTGGGTAGCAGGCTTTAGGATTGCCGGTGCACTGTTCGGTAGCGGCACTGCGTGA
- the hemF gene encoding oxygen-dependent coproporphyrinogen oxidase: MAHEHLDDVKHYLLDLQERLCAGLAAADGKATFKEDSWQREEGGGGRSRVIEEGAVFEKGGVNFSHVYGAQLPPSATAARPELAGRSFHAVGVSWVLHPENPNVPTSHGNVRFFIAEKQGEAPVWWFGGGFDLTPYYPVFEDVVHWHRVAQAACVPFGEEVYPRYKAWCDEYFYLKHRDETRGVGGLFFDDLNEGSFDDCFAFQRAVGDSFLDAYVPIVERRKGDAWGEKERDFQLYRRGRYVEFNLVWDRGTLFGLQSGGRTESILMSMPPLARWEYAFTPPEGSREAKLHEYLVPRDWLAEATQLGKV; encoded by the coding sequence GTGGCTCACGAGCACCTAGACGACGTTAAACATTACCTTCTGGATCTGCAGGAGCGGTTGTGTGCAGGGCTTGCCGCTGCTGACGGAAAAGCAACATTTAAAGAAGATAGCTGGCAGCGTGAAGAAGGCGGTGGCGGACGTTCAAGGGTCATCGAAGAGGGCGCTGTTTTCGAGAAAGGTGGTGTTAATTTTTCACATGTTTACGGTGCTCAGTTGCCCCCCTCGGCGACGGCGGCACGACCGGAACTAGCCGGACGTAGCTTTCATGCGGTGGGTGTTTCCTGGGTGCTCCATCCTGAAAATCCTAATGTGCCGACAAGTCATGGAAACGTGCGCTTTTTTATCGCTGAAAAACAGGGTGAAGCGCCGGTATGGTGGTTTGGTGGTGGCTTTGATCTAACGCCTTACTACCCGGTGTTTGAAGATGTTGTGCACTGGCATCGGGTTGCCCAGGCTGCCTGCGTGCCATTTGGCGAAGAGGTATATCCGCGCTACAAAGCGTGGTGCGATGAGTACTTCTACCTTAAGCATCGCGACGAGACACGCGGTGTTGGTGGGCTGTTTTTCGATGATTTAAATGAAGGCAGTTTCGACGACTGTTTTGCTTTTCAGCGTGCGGTGGGCGACAGCTTTTTGGACGCCTACGTACCGATTGTAGAGCGCCGTAAGGGTGATGCATGGGGTGAAAAAGAGCGTGATTTTCAGCTTTACCGCCGCGGCCGCTATGTAGAATTTAACTTAGTGTGGGATAGGGGCACTCTGTTTGGCTTGCAAAGTGGTGGGCGCACCGAATCTATCTTGATGTCGATGCCGCCGCTAGCCCGTTGGGAGTACGCATTTACACCACCCGAGGGCAGCCGAGAGGCTAAGTTGCACGAGTACTTGGTGCCACGCGACTGGCTAGCCGAAGCCACCCAGTTGGGTAAAGTGTAA
- the dprA gene encoding DNA-processing protein DprA encodes MDAKEWLVVNELPGMGALRTAALAAKQPQWPHGWLAGLPSNAASALRLWLAQPERSPLQQAVDHTFAWLAAAPNRHLLHRNHPAWPELLDQLPDPPVVLWAQGDLSALDGPKLAMVGTRRPTTEGSGNAQAFARELVNRGWCIVSGMALGVDGVAQRAALAAGGQSIAVLGCGVDVIYPPRHRDLHEQLSSVRGGLLLSEHPPGTVARPAFFPRRNRIVTGLSLGTLVVEATEKSGSLVSARLALEQDRELFALPGSLHNVQARGCLQLLRSGATLVRHVDDILEELQHWAERYMPTDPRTIADNASLDLPIENDEPKDNLLSALGATPTPIDILVQSAGLTVSECQQRLLMLELDGKVAQQAGGWVRLTRPW; translated from the coding sequence ATGGATGCCAAGGAGTGGCTAGTGGTGAATGAGCTACCGGGTATGGGGGCGCTTCGCACCGCAGCGCTGGCTGCGAAGCAGCCGCAATGGCCCCATGGCTGGCTTGCTGGGTTGCCCAGCAACGCCGCGAGTGCACTGCGGCTTTGGCTAGCGCAGCCAGAGCGAAGCCCGTTGCAGCAGGCAGTCGACCATACCTTCGCATGGCTGGCGGCCGCGCCTAATCGCCATTTGCTCCATCGTAATCACCCCGCATGGCCTGAGTTGCTCGATCAATTGCCGGATCCCCCCGTGGTGCTGTGGGCACAAGGTGATCTTAGTGCACTAGATGGCCCAAAACTGGCCATGGTGGGCACTCGGCGTCCCACTACTGAAGGAAGCGGTAATGCTCAGGCGTTTGCCAGAGAGCTTGTTAATCGCGGCTGGTGCATCGTCAGCGGCATGGCTCTCGGAGTTGATGGGGTGGCACAGCGCGCAGCGTTAGCGGCAGGAGGGCAGTCGATTGCGGTGCTTGGCTGTGGCGTTGATGTTATTTATCCGCCCCGTCACCGTGATTTACATGAGCAGCTAAGCAGCGTGCGAGGAGGCTTGTTATTATCTGAGCATCCGCCGGGAACCGTTGCTCGGCCAGCCTTCTTTCCTCGACGGAACCGAATTGTGACCGGCCTTTCATTAGGTACGTTAGTGGTCGAAGCGACTGAGAAGAGCGGCTCATTGGTCAGCGCACGATTAGCCCTTGAGCAAGACCGTGAGTTGTTTGCACTGCCCGGGTCGCTACATAACGTGCAGGCTCGTGGTTGCCTGCAGTTATTACGTAGCGGTGCAACGCTGGTGCGTCATGTGGACGATATTTTAGAAGAGTTGCAGCACTGGGCTGAACGCTATATGCCAACCGATCCACGTACTATCGCTGACAACGCAAGCCTTGATTTGCCTATTGAAAACGATGAGCCCAAGGACAACCTACTAAGCGCGCTGGGCGCAACGCCAACGCCGATTGATATATTGGTTCAGAGCGCGGGCCTTACGGTCAGTGAATGCCAACAACGGTTATTGATGCTGGAGCTTGATGGCAAAGTGGCGCAGCAAGCGGGTGGCTGGGTGCGTTTGACGCGGCCATGGTAG
- the trkA gene encoding Trk system potassium transporter TrkA: protein MKIIILGAGQVGGTLAEHLAREENDITVVDTDGAKLRELHTKLDIRTVTGAASYPIVLRQAGCEDADMLIAVTNTDEINMIACQVAHTLFRTPTKIARVRSTAYLTRKGLFAHEAIPIDVLISPEQVVTDHVRRLIEHPGALQVLEFAGGLVQLVAVKAFYGGPLVGQDLAFLAEHMPNVETRVAAIYRRNRPIIPRGDTVIEADDEVFFLAARRDIRAVMSELRRVERDFRRVVIAGGGNIGERLAEHLEHSHQVKIIEHSLERCTALSERLDRTVVLHGSATSKRLLEEENIEDCDIFCALTNDDEVNIMSSLLAKRLGAKKVLTLINNAAYVDLVQGGEIDIAISPQQATIGSLLTHVRRGDIVNVHSLRRGAAEAIEAIAHGDKQSSKVVGRTIAEINLPEGTTIGAIVRGKEVMIGHGDVMVESGDHVILFVIDKRRIRDVERLFQVGLTFF from the coding sequence ATGAAAATCATCATTCTCGGCGCCGGCCAGGTCGGCGGCACCTTAGCGGAGCACCTCGCCCGCGAGGAAAACGATATTACCGTCGTCGATACCGACGGCGCGAAACTGCGCGAACTGCACACCAAGCTGGATATTCGCACCGTGACGGGCGCGGCTTCGTATCCCATTGTGCTGCGTCAGGCAGGCTGTGAAGACGCCGATATGTTGATTGCGGTGACCAACACCGATGAAATCAATATGATCGCCTGCCAAGTCGCCCATACGCTGTTTCGCACGCCTACTAAAATTGCCCGCGTACGCTCAACCGCCTACCTCACCCGTAAGGGGTTGTTTGCCCACGAAGCGATTCCTATTGATGTACTGATCAGCCCTGAACAAGTGGTCACGGATCATGTTCGCCGCCTGATTGAGCACCCCGGTGCGCTGCAGGTGTTGGAGTTTGCCGGTGGTTTGGTGCAGCTGGTGGCGGTCAAGGCGTTCTACGGTGGCCCACTGGTGGGACAGGATTTAGCCTTTCTCGCCGAGCATATGCCCAATGTGGAAACACGCGTCGCAGCCATTTATCGCCGCAACCGACCGATTATTCCCCGTGGCGATACGGTGATTGAAGCCGACGACGAGGTGTTTTTCCTGGCCGCACGGCGTGATATTCGCGCGGTAATGAGCGAACTACGCCGCGTTGAACGGGATTTCCGACGGGTGGTGATTGCCGGTGGGGGCAATATCGGTGAACGCTTGGCCGAGCACTTGGAGCACAGCCACCAAGTTAAGATTATCGAGCACAGTTTAGAGCGCTGTACTGCGCTTTCCGAGCGGCTTGACCGAACGGTGGTACTCCACGGCAGCGCCACCAGCAAGCGGCTGCTGGAAGAGGAGAACATTGAAGACTGCGATATCTTTTGTGCCCTGACCAACGACGACGAGGTCAATATTATGTCGTCGCTGCTGGCCAAACGCTTGGGCGCCAAGAAGGTACTGACGCTGATTAACAACGCTGCCTACGTGGACTTGGTTCAGGGGGGCGAAATCGATATCGCCATTTCACCTCAGCAAGCGACCATCGGCAGCCTGCTTACCCACGTCCGCCGGGGCGATATTGTCAACGTACACTCACTGCGCCGTGGTGCTGCGGAAGCCATCGAGGCGATCGCCCACGGTGATAAGCAGTCGTCCAAAGTGGTGGGCCGGACTATAGCTGAGATCAATCTGCCTGAAGGCACCACCATTGGTGCCATTGTGCGCGGCAAAGAGGTCATGATCGGCCATGGGGATGTGATGGTAGAGAGCGGCGACCACGTCATTCTGTTCGTGATTGATAAGCGGCGCATTCGTGACGTGGAGCGGCTGTTCCAAGTGGGATTAACGTTCTTCTAG
- a CDS encoding dodecin family protein: MSTHTYKHIELTGSSEKGIEDAVQSALAKASETIHNLRWFEVTDTRGHIEDGRIAHWQVTIKVGFTLE; this comes from the coding sequence ATGAGTACTCACACTTATAAGCATATCGAGCTAACCGGTTCTTCTGAAAAGGGAATTGAAGACGCTGTGCAAAGTGCCCTCGCCAAAGCATCAGAAACCATTCATAACTTGCGCTGGTTCGAAGTCACCGACACTCGTGGCCATATTGAGGACGGCCGTATCGCTCACTGGCAGGTCACGATAAAAGTTGGCTTCACACTCGAGTAA
- the rsmB gene encoding 16S rRNA (cytosine(967)-C(5))-methyltransferase RsmB, with protein MSQNRPPKGGSGQEVRAAAARALVPVLTDQGSLAGLDEHSVIARDRSLLKELCYGTCRRLPRLEALAGALLKQPFKKRDSDVHALLLVGIYQLLYMRIPAHAAVGETAGAARLLGKEWATRVLNGCLRRLQRESEELQAAVDLDESVALEHPPWLLNALRSAWPEQWRAIAAANNEPGPMTLRVNQHHNDREAYLQQLTEQGLSGHLCLHAPDGITLDAPCDVTILPGFEEGHVSVQDEAAQLSAALLGPALAPRPGAHVLDACCAPGGKTAHLLEQFDIALTAIDSDNQRLGRVDDTLNRLGLTAELQHADATQQDWWNGAPFDAILLDAPCSGTGVIRRHPDIKKLRRKEDIRQLAKLQRQLLDNLWSLLRPGGTLLYATCSVLPEENAEQINAFLDRTPDAEVTTPNDVAWGEPSGQGRQLFPAQSSHDGFFYARLEKRTA; from the coding sequence ATGAGCCAGAATCGCCCACCCAAAGGCGGCAGCGGCCAGGAAGTTCGCGCCGCGGCCGCCCGTGCGCTAGTCCCTGTTTTGACTGACCAAGGCTCGCTAGCCGGGCTAGATGAGCACAGCGTGATTGCCCGCGACCGCAGCCTGTTAAAAGAGCTGTGTTACGGTACTTGCCGACGCTTACCGCGCCTGGAAGCATTGGCTGGCGCACTGCTCAAGCAGCCTTTTAAAAAGCGCGATAGCGATGTTCACGCCTTGTTACTGGTAGGAATCTACCAGCTGCTTTATATGCGTATTCCGGCCCACGCGGCGGTTGGCGAAACCGCTGGCGCCGCTCGCCTGCTAGGCAAAGAGTGGGCCACCCGAGTGCTTAACGGCTGCCTGCGCCGCCTCCAGCGTGAATCCGAAGAGCTTCAAGCCGCTGTTGACCTAGATGAGAGCGTTGCCCTGGAGCACCCGCCCTGGCTGCTTAATGCGTTGCGCAGCGCTTGGCCTGAACAGTGGCGCGCCATTGCCGCAGCGAACAATGAACCAGGCCCCATGACGCTGAGAGTCAATCAGCACCACAACGACCGTGAAGCCTATTTACAACAGTTGACCGAGCAGGGATTAAGTGGGCACCTATGCCTACATGCGCCGGATGGCATTACCTTGGATGCACCCTGTGATGTCACCATACTTCCCGGCTTTGAAGAAGGTCATGTCAGCGTCCAAGACGAAGCCGCTCAGCTCTCCGCCGCCCTGTTAGGGCCTGCATTAGCCCCCCGCCCAGGCGCTCACGTTCTCGATGCTTGCTGTGCACCTGGCGGTAAAACTGCCCACCTATTAGAGCAGTTTGATATTGCTCTGACGGCCATTGATAGCGACAACCAGCGCTTAGGGCGTGTAGACGATACACTGAACCGCCTAGGCTTAACGGCGGAACTGCAGCACGCTGATGCTACCCAGCAAGACTGGTGGAATGGCGCGCCTTTCGACGCGATTTTGCTTGATGCGCCCTGTTCTGGCACAGGCGTTATTCGTCGTCACCCCGACATTAAAAAACTGCGCCGTAAAGAGGATATTCGCCAGCTCGCTAAGCTACAGCGCCAACTGCTGGATAACCTTTGGTCACTACTTCGCCCAGGCGGCACCTTGCTATACGCCACCTGTTCAGTGCTGCCCGAGGAAAACGCTGAGCAAATCAATGCCTTTCTTGACCGCACGCCCGATGCAGAAGTCACCACGCCAAATGACGTAGCCTGGGGCGAACCAAGTGGCCAAGGACGTCAACTGTTTCCCGCGCAAAGCAGTCATGATGGCTTTTTTTATGCCAGACTAGAGAAGCGTACTGCTTAA
- a CDS encoding peptidoglycan-binding protein, translating to MTTAAFAWESPQRVVTLSPQMRAVPQQEAMAPLPMETIRAFLRAHRVAEPDTPIRELAYVVGGENQRLLSGAGDTLYARGVLPSRARLGIYRPGEHYVSAEGTPLGTELINIGQARQLSREGDIARLEVLSAYQEVRNNDILLPLDTPLFASPSSENSFQPRLPLNDVAGQIIAVPGGVRFIGRLQIVALDIGTQDGLQPGHVLHVGQQGELVNDPRSQELLQLPATEAGSVMVVKPYSLMSYALVMQTSNVLAVGDRVHSPVR from the coding sequence ATGACGACCGCCGCATTTGCGTGGGAATCACCGCAGCGGGTGGTAACGCTTTCTCCCCAGATGCGCGCCGTTCCTCAGCAAGAGGCAATGGCGCCGCTGCCGATGGAAACGATCCGGGCGTTTTTGCGAGCGCACCGAGTCGCAGAGCCGGACACGCCTATACGGGAGCTGGCCTACGTCGTGGGCGGTGAGAATCAACGATTGTTGAGTGGCGCAGGAGATACGTTGTATGCGCGCGGCGTACTACCGTCCAGAGCGCGTTTAGGAATTTATCGTCCGGGCGAGCATTATGTTTCCGCTGAGGGTACCCCGTTGGGTACGGAGTTAATCAATATTGGCCAAGCGCGCCAGCTCAGCAGAGAGGGAGATATTGCCCGCCTAGAAGTGCTCAGCGCCTACCAGGAGGTGCGTAATAACGATATTTTGCTGCCGCTTGACACCCCGCTGTTTGCATCTCCGTCGTCAGAAAATAGTTTTCAGCCTCGTTTACCGTTGAACGATGTCGCTGGTCAGATTATTGCGGTACCTGGCGGAGTGCGCTTTATTGGACGCTTACAAATAGTGGCCCTGGATATTGGTACTCAGGATGGCTTGCAGCCCGGCCATGTATTACATGTTGGCCAGCAGGGGGAACTTGTTAACGACCCGCGTAGCCAAGAGCTTCTGCAACTACCCGCCACTGAAGCGGGAAGCGTCATGGTGGTAAAGCCGTATAGCCTGATGAGCTATGCGTTGGTGATGCAGACATCGAACGTTTTAGCGGTTGGAGACCGGGTACACTCGCCGGTACGCTAA
- the fmt gene encoding methionyl-tRNA formyltransferase, whose amino-acid sequence MSQLRVVFAGTPDFAASSLAAVLESQHQVVAVYTQPDRPAGRGRKLTPSPVKQLAVEHGLPVYQPVSLKDSDAQAELAALNADVMVVVAYGLLLPQAVLDIPRLGCINVHASLLPRWRGAAPIQRAIEAGDSASGVTIMQMDAGLDTGEMLYEVRTPITSRTTGGDLHDRLAIQGANALINVLDALDSNDLKATPQPDEGVTYAAKLSKAEAELDFHQPAEQLARKIRAFNPWPVAWCTLGNDRLRLLMASVELGEQPPTSPGTLLQHGEDHLRIACGEQGQEVLCVSHAQLPGGKAMAVRDLLNARQTPLTVGARLGHAAAHQGVSE is encoded by the coding sequence ATGTCACAGTTGCGCGTTGTTTTTGCTGGCACGCCTGATTTCGCCGCCTCAAGCCTTGCTGCCGTGCTCGAAAGTCAGCATCAAGTGGTAGCGGTATATACTCAACCTGACCGCCCAGCAGGCCGCGGGCGCAAGCTCACCCCCAGCCCCGTCAAGCAGCTCGCTGTTGAGCATGGGCTACCTGTCTACCAGCCCGTCAGCTTAAAAGACTCTGACGCCCAAGCGGAACTGGCAGCATTGAATGCCGATGTAATGGTTGTCGTTGCTTACGGGCTACTACTGCCACAGGCCGTGCTCGACATTCCCCGTTTAGGCTGTATCAACGTACACGCCTCTCTGCTGCCACGCTGGCGAGGTGCTGCCCCCATCCAACGCGCTATTGAAGCCGGTGATAGCGCATCAGGCGTCACCATTATGCAGATGGATGCGGGCCTGGATACCGGTGAGATGCTGTATGAAGTTCGTACGCCAATCACCTCGCGCACCACGGGCGGAGACTTGCATGATCGGCTGGCCATTCAAGGGGCGAATGCGCTGATTAACGTGCTGGATGCGCTGGACAGCAACGATTTAAAAGCAACACCGCAACCTGACGAGGGCGTCACCTACGCCGCTAAGCTCAGTAAGGCGGAAGCAGAGCTGGACTTTCATCAGCCTGCCGAGCAGCTAGCGCGCAAAATCCGTGCCTTTAACCCGTGGCCAGTGGCTTGGTGCACGTTAGGCAATGATCGCTTACGTTTGTTGATGGCCAGTGTTGAACTAGGCGAACAGCCTCCCACTTCGCCCGGCACACTACTTCAACATGGCGAGGATCACCTACGCATTGCCTGTGGCGAGCAAGGCCAAGAAGTACTATGCGTTAGCCACGCCCAGTTACCTGGTGGTAAAGCGATGGCCGTGCGCGACCTGCTTAACGCCCGTCAAACCCCGCTTACCGTCGGCGCACGCCTTGGGCACGCCGCCGCTCATCAAGGAGTTAGTGAATGA
- a CDS encoding TrkH family potassium uptake protein, protein MSLRVILRILGLLLMLFSLTMLPPMLISLWFRDGVWHAFMSGIAISVITGLLLFLPNRRAHKELRIRDGFIIAAMFWTVLALFGSLPLMLFGEGSLGVTDAVFESFSGLTTTGATVITGIDFLPESILYYRQQLQWLGGMGIVVLAVAILPTLGVGGMALYRTEIPGPLKDSKLTPRITETAKALWYIYATLTLACMVAYMLAGMSWFDALGHSFSTVAIGGFSTYDASIGYFDSAAIELICVGFMLISAFSFSLHFIAWREKRLLHYFQDPEARFLMIFLAGLTTITVITLWLTDTYDDVEGLRHALFEVVSVATTAGFAVADFSGWPGALPFLLFVAAFVGGCSGSTAGGMKVIRIILILKQGMREVMRLIHPNAVIAVKVGKVSVPDSIAQAVWGFFSAYVMLFFLMLVGVMATGVDQVTAWSTVGSALNNLGPALGEASSHYGDLPSLAKWILVLAMLLGRLEIFTVLVLFTPAFWRR, encoded by the coding sequence ATGAGTTTGCGGGTCATACTACGCATTTTAGGGCTACTGTTGATGCTATTCAGCCTCACCATGTTGCCACCCATGCTGATATCGCTTTGGTTTCGCGACGGTGTTTGGCACGCTTTCATGAGCGGCATCGCCATTTCAGTGATTACGGGCTTACTGCTTTTCCTACCCAATCGCCGCGCCCATAAAGAGCTACGGATTCGCGACGGTTTTATTATTGCGGCCATGTTTTGGACCGTACTGGCACTCTTCGGCTCGCTACCACTGATGCTGTTTGGTGAAGGCTCGCTCGGTGTCACCGATGCGGTATTTGAATCGTTTTCTGGGCTAACCACGACCGGTGCAACCGTCATTACTGGCATCGATTTTCTGCCAGAATCCATCCTTTACTATCGCCAGCAGTTGCAGTGGTTAGGCGGCATGGGGATTGTAGTGTTAGCGGTGGCCATTTTGCCCACCTTGGGTGTCGGGGGAATGGCCCTGTACCGTACTGAAATTCCTGGGCCGTTAAAGGATTCAAAGCTGACGCCGCGAATTACCGAAACCGCTAAAGCACTATGGTACATCTACGCAACGCTAACGCTGGCCTGTATGGTCGCTTACATGTTGGCGGGGATGAGCTGGTTCGATGCCTTGGGACACAGCTTTTCGACCGTCGCGATTGGTGGATTTTCGACCTATGATGCCAGCATCGGCTATTTTGACAGTGCCGCCATTGAGCTGATTTGCGTTGGCTTTATGCTGATCTCAGCCTTCAGCTTTAGCCTGCACTTTATTGCTTGGCGTGAAAAGCGTCTGCTGCACTACTTTCAGGATCCTGAAGCGCGCTTTTTAATGATCTTTCTTGCTGGGTTAACCACGATCACCGTGATTACTTTGTGGCTCACGGACACCTACGACGATGTTGAAGGTCTGCGACACGCGCTATTTGAAGTCGTCTCTGTCGCCACCACTGCGGGCTTTGCAGTTGCCGACTTTTCAGGCTGGCCGGGTGCGTTACCGTTTCTGTTATTTGTTGCCGCCTTTGTAGGTGGTTGTTCCGGATCGACGGCGGGCGGCATGAAAGTAATCCGCATTATTCTGATCTTGAAGCAGGGTATGCGTGAAGTCATGCGCCTTATTCACCCCAACGCAGTGATTGCCGTTAAAGTGGGCAAAGTTAGTGTTCCCGACAGCATCGCCCAGGCGGTATGGGGCTTTTTCTCAGCCTACGTCATGCTATTTTTCTTGATGCTGGTGGGCGTTATGGCCACCGGTGTTGACCAAGTTACCGCTTGGTCAACTGTTGGCTCTGCACTAAATAATTTAGGCCCAGCATTGGGCGAAGCTAGCAGCCATTACGGCGACTTGCCCAGTCTAGCCAAGTGGATTTTGGTGCTAGCGATGCTGCTGGGCCGCTTGGAAATTTTCACGGTACTTGTGCTATTTACACCCGCCTTCTGGCGTCGTTAA
- a CDS encoding Sua5/YciO/YrdC/YwlC family protein, translating to MKSAVEVKEAVRTLKEGGVIACPTEAVWGLSCDPDNDEALAHLMRMKERDPAKGVILVAANIQQFQPWLNQLPVALHAPLAASWPGPNTWLVPDNGRSHGLVRGAHQSVALRVTDHPLMKALCEAFGGPLVSTSANRAGDPPAMSADEVAAIFGEEVAAIVAGELGGNAKPSTIRDLVSGKVMRS from the coding sequence ATGAAATCGGCTGTTGAGGTTAAAGAGGCGGTACGAACATTAAAAGAGGGGGGCGTTATCGCCTGCCCCACCGAAGCAGTCTGGGGGCTGAGCTGTGACCCAGATAACGATGAAGCGTTAGCGCATTTGATGCGTATGAAAGAGCGTGATCCCGCCAAAGGGGTGATTCTTGTTGCTGCGAATATTCAGCAATTTCAGCCTTGGCTAAACCAACTGCCAGTTGCACTGCATGCGCCCTTAGCGGCCAGTTGGCCTGGCCCCAATACCTGGCTAGTGCCTGACAATGGCCGTAGTCATGGTTTGGTACGCGGTGCCCATCAAAGTGTGGCTCTGCGGGTGACCGACCATCCACTAATGAAAGCGCTCTGTGAGGCTTTTGGTGGCCCGCTCGTCTCTACCTCTGCTAATCGCGCGGGCGACCCACCCGCCATGAGCGCTGATGAAGTCGCGGCTATTTTCGGTGAGGAGGTCGCGGCGATTGTCGCGGGTGAGCTTGGAGGAAACGCAAAGCCCAGCACCATCAGAGACCTGGTGTCGGGCAAAGTCATGCGTTCATAG
- the def gene encoding peptide deformylase, translated as MAKLPILEFPDERLRTKAAPVETVDDEVRQLVDDMLETMYDARGIGLAATQIDVHRRVVVMDVSDDNSQPLVLINPRYEPIGDEKEPLSEGCLSIPEYYAEVPRYLKVKLNALDRSGEPYELEADGLLAHCIQHEYDHLEGVLFVDYLSPLKRDRVMKKMQKRHKLLNNA; from the coding sequence ATGGCCAAACTTCCTATTCTCGAATTCCCCGACGAGCGCCTGCGCACCAAGGCTGCACCGGTGGAAACCGTTGACGATGAGGTCCGCCAGCTCGTCGACGATATGTTGGAGACCATGTACGACGCGCGCGGCATTGGCCTTGCAGCGACGCAAATCGATGTTCATCGGCGTGTCGTAGTAATGGATGTCAGCGACGATAACTCGCAGCCGCTAGTACTTATTAATCCGCGCTATGAGCCGATTGGTGACGAAAAAGAGCCGCTTTCTGAAGGCTGTTTATCGATTCCGGAATACTACGCGGAAGTACCGCGCTATTTAAAAGTAAAGCTGAACGCGCTAGATCGTAGTGGTGAGCCCTACGAGCTAGAAGCCGATGGTTTATTAGCCCACTGCATTCAGCATGAGTACGACCATTTGGAAGGCGTGCTTTTTGTTGACTACTTATCACCCCTAAAGCGTGACCGAGTGATGAAAAAGATGCAAAAACGCCACAAGCTATTAAACAACGCATAA